The following coding sequences lie in one Peromyscus maniculatus bairdii isolate BWxNUB_F1_BW_parent chromosome 3, HU_Pman_BW_mat_3.1, whole genome shotgun sequence genomic window:
- the Tmem168 gene encoding transmembrane protein 168, translating to MCKSLRYCFSHCLYLAMTRLEEVNREVNMHSSVRYLGYLARINLLVAICLGLYVRWEKTANSLILVIFILGLFVLGIASILYYYFSMEAASLSLSNLWFGFLLGLLCFLDNSSFKNDVKEESTKYLLLTSIVLRILCALVERISGYIRHRPTLLTTVEFLELVGFAIASTTMLVEKSLSVILLVMALAMLIIDLRMKSFLAIPNLIIFSVLLFFSSLETPQNPIAFACFFICLITDPFLDIYFSGLSVTERWKPFLYRGRICRRLSVVFIGMIELTFFILSAFKLRDTHLWYFVIPGFSIFGIFWMICHIIFLLTLWGFHTKLNDCHKVYINHRADNNSLDRIMASKGMRHFCLISEQLVFFSLLATAILGAVSWQPTNGIFLSMFLIVLPLESLAHGLFHELGNCLGGTSVGYAIVIPTNFCSPDGQPTLLPPEHVQELNLRSTGMLNAIQRFFAYHMIETYGCDYSTSGLSFDTLHSKLKAFLELRTVDGPRHDTYVLYYSGHTHGSGEWALAGGDILRLDTLLEWWREKNGSFCSRLIIILDSENSTPWVKEVRKINDQYIAVQGAELAKTVDIEEADPPQLGDFTKDWVEYNCNSSNNICWTEKGRTVKAVYGVSKRWSDYTLHLPTGSDVAKHWMLHFPRITYPLVHLANWLCGLNLFWICKTCFRCLKRLKMSWFLPTVLDTGQGFKLVKS from the exons ATGTGTAAATCACTGCGGTACTGCTTCAGTCACTGTCTCTATCTAGCTATGACACGGCTGGAAGAAGTCAATAGAGAAGTGAACATGCACTCCTCCGTGCGGTATCTCGGCTACTTAGCCAGAATCAACTTACTGGTGGCTATATGTTTAGGTCTTTATGTACGATGGGAAAAAACAGCAAATTCTTTAATTTTGGTGATATTTATTCTCGGCCTCTTTGTTCTGGGGATTGCCAGCATACTCTATTATTACTTTTCAATGGAAGCAGCAAGTTTAAGTCTCTCCAATCTCTGGTTTGGATTTTTGCTCGGCCTTCTATGTTTTCTTGATAATTCATCCTTTAAAAATGACGTGAAAGAAGAGTCAACCAAATACCTTCTTCTGACATCTATAGTATTAAGGATATTGTGTGCTTTGGTGGAGAGAATTTCTGGTTACATCCGCCATCGGCCCACTTTACTAACCACAGTAGAGTTTCTGGAACTTGTTGGGTTTGCCATTGCCAGCACAACTATGCTGGTGGAGAAATCTCTGAGTGTTATTTTGCTTGTCATGGCTTTAGCCATGCTCATTATAGACCTGAGAATGAAGTCCTTTCTAGCTATTCCAAACTTAATAATTTTTTCAgtattgttatttttctcttcattggaAACTCCCCAGAATCCAATTGCTTTTGCATGCTTTTTTATTTGCTTGATAACTGATCCTTTCCTTGACATTTATTTTAGTGGACTTTCAGTAACCGAAAGGTGGAAACCTTTTCTGTACCGTGGAAGAATTTGCAGGAGACTTTCAGTGGTTTTCATTGGAATGATTGAACTTACATTCTTTATTCTTTCAGCATTTAAACTCagagacactcacctctggtaTTTTGTGATACCAGGCTTTTCCATTTTTGGAATTTTTTGGATGATTTgccatattatttttcttttaactctttggggATTTCATACCAAATTAAACGACTGCCATAAagtatatatcaaccacagagcAGATAACAATAGCCTTGATAGAATCATGGCATCCAAAGGGATGCGTCATTTTTGCTTAATTTCAGAGCAGTTAGTTTTTTTTAGTCTTCTTGCAACAGCAATTTTGGGAGCAGTCTCCTGGCAG CCCACAAATGGAATCTTCTTGAGCATGTTTCTCATTGTTTTGCCACTGGAGTCCCTGGCTCATGGGCTCTTTCATGAACTagggaactgtttgggaggaacCTCTGTTGGCTACGCTATTGTGATCCCTACCAACTTCTGCAG TCCTGATGGTCAGCCAACACTGCTTCCACCAGAACATGTACAGGAGTTAAATTTGAGGTCCACTGGCATGCTTAATGCTATCCAAAGATTTTTTGCATATCATATGATTGAGACCTATGGATGTGACTATTCCACAAGTGGGCTGTCTTTTGATACTCTGCATTCCAAACTGaaagctttcctggaacttcGGACAGTGGACGGACCTAGACACGATACCTATGTTTTGTATTACAGTGGGCACACCCATGGCTCGGGAGAGTGGGCTCTAGCAG GTGGAGACATACTTCGCCTTGATACGCTTTTAGAATGGTGGAGAGAAAAGAATGGTTCCTTCTGCTCCCGGCTTATTATCATATTAGACAGCGAGAATTCAACCCCATGGGTGAAAGAAGTGAGAAAGATTAATGACCAGTATATTGCAGTTCAGGGAGCTGAGCTGGCGAAGACAGTGGATATTGAAGAAGCTGACCCCCCACAGCTGGGCGACTTTACAAAAGACTGGGTGGAgtacaactgtaactccagtaacAACATCTGCTGGACTGAGAAGGGCCGCACAGTGAAAGCCGTGTATGGTGTGTCCAAGCGCTGGAGTGACTACACGCTGCACTTGCccacaggaagtgatgtggccaAGCACTGGATGTTACACTTCCCTCGGATTACATATCCATTAGTGCATTTGGCAAACTGGTTATGTGGTCTAAACCTGTTTTGGATCTGCAAAACTTGTTTTAGGTGcttgaaaagattaaaaatgagTTGGTTTCTTCCTACGGTGCTGGACACAGGACAAGGATTTAAACTGGTCAAATCTTAA